A single Cupriavidus sp. D39 DNA region contains:
- the aroA gene encoding 3-phosphoshikimate 1-carboxyvinyltransferase, which translates to MEHLTLGPFTRASGTVRLPGSKSISNRVLLLAALAEGETRVCDLLDSDDTRVMLQALRTLGVEWRQEDGVCVVRGVGGNFPNKAAELFMGNAGTAIRPLTAALALQGGSYKLSGVPRMHERPIGDLVDGLRQIGASVAYLGTEGYPPLQISPAQIRIDAPIRVRGDVSSQFLTALLMTLPPADAPGDTIEIEVVGELISKPYVEITLNLLARFGIEVRREGWSRFILPARAAYRSPGEIFVEGDASSASYFLAAGAIGGGPLRVEGVGMASIQGDVKFAEALNRMGANVMAGANWIEVRGTERDDCRLHGIELDCNHIPDAAMTLAVAALFAEGPTTLTNIASWRVKETDRISAMATELRKLGVEVEEGADYLKVTPPAQSAWQTPAAGIDTYDDHRMAMCFSLAAFGPLPVRINEPGCVAKTFPDYFEVFGTVAR; encoded by the coding sequence ATGGAACATCTCACGCTCGGTCCCTTCACTCGCGCTTCGGGCACGGTTCGCCTGCCGGGTTCCAAGAGCATCTCGAACCGGGTCCTGCTGCTGGCGGCGCTGGCCGAGGGTGAGACCCGCGTGTGCGACCTGCTCGACTCGGATGACACGCGCGTGATGCTGCAGGCGCTGCGCACGCTGGGTGTCGAATGGCGCCAGGAGGACGGCGTTTGCGTGGTGCGCGGCGTGGGCGGCAATTTCCCCAACAAGGCGGCCGAGCTGTTCATGGGCAATGCGGGCACGGCCATCCGCCCGCTCACCGCGGCGCTGGCGCTGCAGGGCGGGAGCTACAAGCTGTCCGGCGTGCCGCGCATGCATGAGCGGCCGATCGGCGATCTGGTCGATGGCCTGCGCCAGATTGGCGCGAGCGTCGCTTACCTTGGCACCGAGGGCTATCCGCCCTTGCAGATTTCTCCCGCGCAGATTCGCATCGATGCGCCGATCCGCGTGCGTGGAGACGTGTCCAGCCAGTTCCTGACGGCGCTGCTGATGACCTTGCCGCCGGCCGATGCGCCTGGCGACACCATCGAGATCGAAGTGGTGGGCGAGCTGATTTCCAAGCCCTATGTGGAGATCACGCTTAACCTGCTGGCGCGCTTTGGCATCGAGGTCCGGCGCGAGGGCTGGTCACGCTTCATCCTGCCGGCTCGCGCCGCATATCGCTCGCCGGGCGAGATTTTTGTCGAGGGCGATGCGTCTTCGGCCTCCTACTTCCTGGCTGCGGGCGCCATCGGCGGCGGCCCGCTGCGGGTGGAGGGCGTAGGCATGGCAAGCATCCAGGGCGACGTCAAGTTTGCCGAGGCGCTTAACCGCATGGGCGCCAACGTGATGGCCGGCGCCAACTGGATCGAGGTCCGCGGCACCGAGCGCGACGATTGCCGCCTGCACGGCATCGAGCTGGACTGCAACCATATTCCGGACGCTGCCATGACCCTGGCCGTGGCGGCACTGTTCGCCGAAGGGCCCACCACGCTAACTAATATCGCCAGCTGGCGGGTCAAGGAAACCGACCGCATCAGCGCCATGGCCACCGAGCTGCGCAAGCTGGGTGTCGAGGTGGAAGAGGGCGCGGATTACCTGAAGGTGACGCCGCCGGCCCAATCCGCCTGGCAGACGCCGGCCGCCGGCATCGATACCTATGATGACCACCGCATGGCGATGTGCTTTTCGCTGGCCGCGTTCGGTCCGCTGCCGGTGCGCATCAACGAACCCGGCTGCGTCGCCAAGACGTTCCCGGATTACTTCGAGGTGTTTGGCACGGTGGCGCGCTGA
- a CDS encoding DUF2061 domain-containing protein: MAKTLSFGIMHVVIAFGVTYTLTGNLAVSGAVTFVEPAVNTVAHYFFDRYWERREPGAQHKRSPQTGRGDDGLQLAA; the protein is encoded by the coding sequence ATGGCTAAGACCCTGTCGTTCGGCATCATGCACGTTGTCATTGCCTTTGGCGTCACTTATACGCTGACCGGCAATCTGGCTGTCAGCGGCGCCGTGACGTTCGTCGAACCAGCAGTCAACACTGTGGCGCATTACTTCTTCGACCGCTACTGGGAACGGCGCGAACCCGGCGCGCAGCACAAGCGCTCGCCCCAAACCGGGCGCGGCGACGACGGCCTGCAACTGGCCGCGTGA
- the cmk gene encoding (d)CMP kinase — protein MTIVDVITIDGPTASGKGTVAHKVADALSFHLLDSGALYRLVALASERAGIDMHDVDGLASLATRLDVKFGPDRVWLRGEEVSLAIRAEATGNRASAIAVHQPVRDALTALQRGFRKLPGLVADGRDMGTVIFPDARLKVFLTASVEARARRRYKQLIDKGISANIEDLLRDLESRDQRDRSRTAAPLRPAEDAHLLDTSDMTVDQAVAQVLQWYGTPGY, from the coding sequence ATGACTATCGTCGACGTCATCACAATCGACGGGCCCACCGCATCAGGAAAGGGTACCGTAGCGCACAAGGTGGCCGACGCGCTCAGTTTCCACTTGCTGGACAGCGGTGCGTTGTATCGCCTGGTGGCGCTCGCCAGCGAGCGTGCGGGCATCGACATGCACGATGTCGACGGGTTGGCAAGCCTGGCTACCCGCCTCGATGTGAAGTTCGGGCCGGACCGTGTCTGGCTGCGCGGCGAGGAGGTCAGCCTGGCCATCCGCGCGGAAGCCACCGGCAACCGGGCCTCGGCGATCGCCGTCCACCAGCCGGTGCGCGACGCCCTGACGGCGCTGCAGCGCGGTTTTCGCAAGCTGCCCGGCCTGGTTGCCGACGGCCGCGACATGGGCACCGTGATTTTCCCGGATGCCCGGCTGAAGGTGTTCCTGACGGCAAGTGTCGAGGCGCGCGCTCGCAGGCGCTATAAACAATTGATTGATAAGGGAATTTCTGCTAATATCGAAGACCTTTTGCGAGACCTTGAGTCGCGCGACCAGCGGGATCGCTCCCGCACGGCCGCGCCGCTGCGTCCCGCAGAGGATGCGCACCTGCTCGATACCTCCGACATGACGGTGGATCAGGCGGTGGCGCAGGTGCTGCAGTGGTACGGCACGCCGGGTTACTGA
- the rpsA gene encoding 30S ribosomal protein S1 — translation MSDLQTNESFAALFEESVARSNMKAGEVISAEVVRIDHNFVVVNAGLKSEAFVPVEEFLNDQGELEVQAGDYVSVAIDALENGYGDTILSRDKAKRLASWLNLEKALEDGEIISGTVTGKVKGGLTVMVNGIRAFLPGSLVDVRPIKDTTPYEGKTLEFKVIKLDRKRNNVVLSRRAVVEATLGEERQKLMETLKEGAIVNGIVKNITDYGAFVDLGGIDGLLHITDLAWRRVRHPSEVLSVGQEITAKILKFDQEKNRVSLGVKQLGEDPWVGISRRYPQSTRLFGKVTNLTDYGAFVEIEAGIEGLVHVSEMDWTNKNVAPSKVVQLGDEVEVMVLDIDEDKRRISLGMKQCKANPWDDFSRNHKKGDKLGGQIKSITDFGVFIGLPGGIDGLVHLSDLSWQETGEEAVRKYKKGDEVEAVVLGIDVDKERISLGIKQLSGDPFNNFISANDKGSLVNGTIKTVDAKGAVVQLADDVEGYLRASEISADRVEDARNVLKEGEQITALVVNVDRKSRNINLSIKAKDNVEQQEAMQKFAADTGTAGTTNLGALLKAKLGQDNQ, via the coding sequence ATGTCCGACCTGCAAACTAACGAATCCTTTGCCGCACTGTTCGAGGAATCCGTCGCCCGCTCCAATATGAAGGCTGGCGAAGTGATTTCCGCTGAAGTCGTGCGCATCGACCACAATTTCGTGGTCGTCAACGCCGGCCTCAAATCGGAAGCCTTTGTGCCGGTGGAGGAGTTCCTGAACGACCAGGGCGAACTCGAAGTGCAGGCCGGCGACTACGTCTCCGTGGCCATCGACGCGCTCGAGAACGGCTATGGCGACACCATCCTGTCCCGCGACAAGGCCAAGCGCCTGGCATCGTGGCTGAACCTCGAGAAGGCGCTGGAAGACGGCGAAATCATCTCGGGCACGGTCACGGGCAAGGTCAAGGGCGGCCTGACCGTCATGGTCAACGGCATCCGCGCGTTCCTGCCGGGCTCGCTGGTCGACGTGCGTCCGATCAAGGACACCACGCCGTACGAAGGCAAGACCCTGGAATTCAAGGTCATCAAGCTGGACCGCAAGCGCAACAACGTGGTGCTGTCGCGCCGCGCCGTTGTGGAAGCGACCCTGGGCGAAGAGCGCCAGAAGCTGATGGAAACCCTGAAGGAAGGCGCCATCGTCAACGGTATCGTCAAGAACATCACGGACTACGGCGCATTCGTGGACCTGGGTGGCATCGACGGCCTGCTGCACATCACCGACCTGGCATGGCGTCGTGTGCGTCACCCGAGCGAAGTGCTGTCGGTTGGCCAGGAAATCACCGCCAAGATCCTCAAGTTCGACCAAGAGAAGAACCGCGTCTCGCTGGGCGTGAAGCAGCTGGGCGAAGATCCGTGGGTCGGCATCTCGCGTCGCTACCCGCAAAGCACCCGCCTGTTCGGCAAGGTGACCAACCTGACCGACTACGGCGCATTCGTTGAAATCGAAGCCGGCATCGAAGGCCTGGTCCACGTTTCCGAAATGGACTGGACCAACAAGAACGTGGCCCCGTCCAAGGTTGTCCAGCTGGGCGACGAAGTCGAAGTCATGGTTCTGGATATCGACGAAGACAAGCGTCGTATCAGCCTGGGCATGAAGCAATGCAAGGCCAATCCGTGGGACGATTTCAGCCGTAACCACAAGAAGGGCGACAAGCTGGGCGGCCAGATCAAGTCGATCACCGACTTCGGCGTGTTCATCGGCCTGCCCGGTGGCATCGACGGCCTGGTGCACCTGTCCGACCTGTCCTGGCAAGAAACCGGCGAAGAAGCCGTGCGCAAGTACAAGAAGGGCGACGAAGTGGAAGCCGTGGTTCTGGGCATCGACGTCGACAAGGAACGCATCTCGCTGGGTATCAAGCAGCTGTCGGGCGACCCGTTCAACAACTTCATCTCGGCTAACGACAAGGGTTCCCTGGTCAACGGCACGATCAAGACTGTTGATGCCAAGGGCGCTGTCGTGCAACTGGCTGATGACGTCGAAGGCTACCTGCGCGCATCCGAAATCTCGGCTGACCGCGTGGAAGATGCTCGCAACGTGCTGAAGGAAGGCGAACAAATCACCGCCCTGGTGGTGAACGTCGACCGCAAGTCGCGCAACATCAACCTGTCGATCAAGGCCAAGGACAACGTCGAGCAGCAAGAAGCCATGCAAAAGTTCGCTGCTGACACCGGCACGGCTGGCACGACCAACCTGGGCGCGCTGCTGAAGGCCAAGCTCGGCCAGGACAACCAGTAA
- a CDS encoding integration host factor subunit beta, protein MTKSELVEKLAARFPQLLLRDADISVKTILDAMSEALADGHRIEIRGFGSFGLNRRPPRVGRNPKSGERVLVPEKRVPHFKAGKELRERVDRSPALPQAGSGGGAGANANGSHVVGSGNANGSIHGGGNGHGAAAGAGHATAPGQAKPAAVAGSALHDDGGLKLAQS, encoded by the coding sequence ATGACCAAGTCCGAGCTTGTCGAAAAACTGGCTGCCCGGTTCCCGCAGCTGTTGCTGCGGGATGCGGATATCTCGGTGAAGACGATCCTCGACGCGATGTCCGAAGCGCTGGCCGATGGCCACCGCATCGAGATTCGCGGATTCGGCAGTTTTGGTCTGAACCGGCGTCCGCCGCGCGTTGGGCGCAACCCCAAGTCCGGCGAACGCGTGCTGGTGCCCGAGAAACGGGTGCCGCACTTCAAGGCGGGCAAGGAGTTGCGTGAACGTGTCGATCGCAGCCCGGCGCTGCCGCAGGCAGGTAGCGGCGGCGGTGCTGGCGCCAATGCCAACGGAAGTCACGTTGTTGGCAGCGGCAATGCGAATGGCAGCATCCATGGCGGCGGCAATGGCCATGGCGCTGCGGCTGGTGCGGGTCATGCGACCGCGCCTGGCCAGGCGAAGCCGGCAGCCGTTGCCGGCAGCGCCTTGCATGATGACGGCGGGCTGAAACTGGCCCAGTCCTGA
- a CDS encoding lipopolysaccharide assembly protein LapA domain-containing protein, with translation MKLVAWIIRIVLFALLFVLALRNTADVSLQLFFDAVWRAPLILILLAAFGLGILAALAALAPVLMRQRMEAGRLRRALGEARSQSAESARDPQAAAGSGIPYNVVGPKV, from the coding sequence ATGAAACTTGTCGCCTGGATCATCCGCATCGTCCTGTTCGCGCTGCTGTTCGTGCTGGCGCTGCGCAACACCGCCGACGTCTCGTTGCAGCTCTTTTTCGACGCAGTCTGGCGCGCGCCGCTGATCCTGATCTTGCTGGCCGCTTTCGGGCTGGGCATCCTCGCTGCACTCGCTGCTCTCGCGCCTGTGCTGATGCGCCAGCGCATGGAGGCGGGCCGGCTGCGGCGTGCGCTGGGCGAGGCGCGCAGCCAGTCGGCGGAAAGTGCGCGCGACCCACAGGCCGCGGCAGGTTCCGGCATTCCTTACAACGTAGTTGGCCCGAAAGTCTGA